The Kordia sp. SMS9 DNA window AAAACCGCTGTGCAGATTGCATTTAGATGGAGGAAAAAAATATTTAGGACTTATTGGTGAAAATAAAAAAGAAACTAAAGTACTTATCGAAACAATTGATGATATTTATACACATGAAGAAGCGCTCTTACAAGCTATTGATTATTATGAGTAAGGCTTCAGTCAGTAATCTCAAACCCAAAATAATCAAGTACTTTCTTTACCTCATGCGCCAACACCATTTTCTTTTTCTTAGCTTCTAGTAAAGGGACTTTTCGATTTTCGGCAATAATGACATTGATAATTTCACGAGCAGCTTGTCTGCCTACCCCATGAATTAATTCCATTAACTGTGCCTTGCCCATTGTTTTAATTTGTGTTCTTGATATCATAACTTTTGTGTTTTAGTATTGCTTGGTGTTTTTTTGAAGTTGTTGCGTTTTGTTGCAAGTTGTTGCAAACTGTTGCGTTTTGTTGCGTTTTGTTGCGAATTGTTGCTGATTGAATGTTTCAATAAACATGAATTCCTGTTTTTGACTCAATCATACAAATCAAATTCTTTATGTGTGAGTATATTTAAGATTCTAGGCACTTCCGACACGAAGTAATTTGGAATTCCTTTGTTATGTTCTATATAATGATATACTTGTGGAAGTGTAAACTCTCCTTTAATGTATTGTTTGACTTTGGCACGCACTTTTTCTTCGGCGGTCATTACACGTCTTCGCGTTCCTGCTTTTGTTGCGTTTTGTTGCTTTCTTGTTACTCGCATATCTTGATACTTTTGATAATTTTTAAGCCACTCTATCGTGTAGGCAAATCCGCCCTCACTAGCTCGCTTTCTTGTTGCGTCAAAGTAAATGCACGGAAAATGTATTTGATACTGTTTTTTACGCTTAAAAAAGCGTTTGGCGCGATTGATTCGATACACCAAAAAGCCAAACATGTACAGTTGGGTTTCTTTTCTCGGAATACTTCCGTTAGGATTGCGTAAAACTTCATCATCCAATTGTACCAGTGCATTGTGCCAACTGCCGTAATACACCTCTTTTCCTTTCCAAATCGGTGCAGCCATTTTTAAAAATAACTGCAACAGTAATTCTCGAAATTCTTCTTTAGATAGAGCGCCAGTGATGGCTTCAGTGTCAAGTCGTCTGTTCATCTGTGCCGCAGAAAAGCTATACGTATCGTAATGATGCTCGGTCAGTGCTTGTAGAAACTCGGATCGGTACAGGGTTTGACTTCTCAAGTACTCGGAAAGCTTATTTTTGGGGAAAATTTCGCGCCCCCCTAGTTTGCCTGCGTTCTGATTGGAAGTTTCTAGGGCTTCATCTTTTGTGGTGATCTTGTAAGAGTTCTTGTTTTTGCTGATTTTTTCATCAGCAAAAGAAACTACTTCCGCTTCTTGGGAATGGTTATCAACATTCCCTACTTTTTTTATTCTTTTTTTAGTAACTGTTCTTGTATCTACACTATATACAGACAAATTTTGTGTTTTATATTGATTAACTTGTTGATTATCAGTATCCGTTTTTTGCTTATCACGAAATACAAAAATGGCTTCATTGATAAAGTAATTAACAGGTTTTTTTCTGCCCCTTACTTGATATTGTTCAAAGACTCCTGCTTTATATAAACGCTTGATATGGTTACGAATGGTATTTTGGCAATGCAATACTCTAGGAATTCCTTCTTTAGTGAAATTTGCCATTTCATAAGAATTGGTATGAACCTTTGGAAAGGCTACTTTGGCGTTATCTGATAAACGCTGTAACTGTTTTCTAAGTTTGATGAGTTGTTGGCTGTAGAACCATAGAATAAGCTCAAAAGTAGCTTCTTGTGGATGGCGAACTGGTAGATACTTTTCTTTGTAAAGCAACAGCATAGTATCTGTATTCAACTTTTCAACAAGTGTATTGTAATCTTTTGTAGAAAGAAATTTATTTACAATTCCATTAGTTTTTTGTTTTGAAAAATTAGAAGCTGTGGTGAAAGCATGCGTTTGGAGTTTATTTTCATTAATAAACTCTCGTACACGCTCATTATAAAGCTTGATCTCTTTGTTAAGCTTTGGAATTTTAGCATTAAAGTCATTGACAAAAATACGATAACGTTGCATGGTTTCTATCTTATCCTCACTCAAAAAATAAGGACAACAAATATGTGACGGTCTGTATTTACTGATTACTTGCATTGTATCTATACTTTTTATTTACTTTAGAAGAAAAATCAAAGGCAATAGATATCACCTTTGATTTTACATGGATGAAAAACTTCATCTTATTGTGGCTTTTTATCATTCCTCTTAACAGAAAGACTTCTTATTTTTTTACCCGAAATACATGTACTCTTAAAAACTCTTCCGCAAGAGCATCCGTAATAGGTTTTGTTCTCTTGTTTACTTTTTGGACTTGTTTTTCAGTAGTTGGCATCATACCTAATAACCTATATAATCTTGGCAGTTCCTCTTTAGGAAGTGCTTGAATCACATTATATACGGTTTCTGCTTTCAAAAAATCTATTCGTTACTTTAGTATTGTTCTCTCACTGTAAGATTTAACCTATAATTCGTTCTGTTATTCAGTAAAAAAATTATATTTGTAGGGTTAAATCGTATAAAATTCAGATTTAATCATTCAAATATAGAACATATTAGAACAATAAAGAACAATAGTTCTTTATTTTAACATTTTATTGCATGAAAAACTTTAATGATGCTTTACAGTATTTAAAAAAAAGAGAGGTAACCGCGAGAGAACTTTCTAATTTTTCGGGACTTAGTGCAGGTTCGCTCTTTTCTGTTTTAGATGGTTCGACACAGAACCCAAGAAAAAAGACGAAAGATGCGGTCATTGAGTATGCAAAAAAGTTAATGGAACAGTACAAGGAAAACTTTGAAGATGGTATGATTCTTAGCAGTGATGCGGACATTCTTGATAAAAGAGATAAGAACTACATCAAAAAATTAGCTTTGGAGATAAGAGCCAATGAAGAAGCCTTACTAAAAGAACAATCATTTAGAGATTTAATTTATATTGAAGCCTTGAAAATGGCATTACTTGCCAAAGATGGCGAGAATGTTAGCATTAAAAAACTTATGGAACTCAATAAATAGAACTACGAATTATTGTTTTAGGGTTCATCAAAGAAGAATATAGACTAACAGCGATCGCAATATGAGTGATCGCTGTTTTTTTTACTAAAAATTAGCTTTTTATTTGATAAGATTAAAATTCAATGCTGTACATATTTCCATAATCTTTTGGAAGTGTCGCACCAATCTCGCGTAAGTAATTCTTTAACCCTGCTTTTGATGTATGGCGCGTAATCTGCATGAGTTTCATCAGTGCTTCTTCTTCAGAATTTCCCTTGGACAATAAATGGTTGTAAAGGTTGGTAGCTGCGGTATGTCTTGTAGAATAAAGAGTGTAATCATTGTCCAAGTTTAGAGTTTCCCTCACTTTTCTAAATTTAGCTGAAAAATAATTGACTTTATAAATTTCATCAATACCCCACTCAGCAGGATGCTTGTAACGAGTTATAAGATAATCATCGGGAGCAAAGTTTTCAAGATTCATCTTTTTAATGACATTTTCTAGTTCACCAATTATCGGTACTATAGCCAAAGGTGATGTTTTAGAACGTACATAAAGTCGTTTCGCTTGTAAATCAATATCTTTTACTTTAAGTCTACACACTTCAATATTTCGCAAAAAAGCATACGACATAAATTGCATAAATACGCGTAGGTACGGATCGTGTTTATCAAGGTATTCTCTGATAGCGATGATCTGTTCTTTAGAAAACGCTTTGTTCTTTTTAGGCTTGCTTTTTACATTCTTTATCTTCTCTACAAAATTATATGGAATAATCTCATCATCTGCTAATTGTGAGAATAGAATAGACAAAGTTGCTTTGTAGTTATTTCTAGTTTTAGGAGAAACTACATCGGGTACATTATTGTTAAGTTTCTGTTTTTTAGTTTGTGTTTTTTTTATGGTATTTAAAAACAGACTTACGTCTCGTTTCTTCAATTCATTGATATCAAGACTTTCTAATTTGTTGTCTTTAAGCCATAGCATGAACTTATTATAATGTCCTGTAAAAGTAGAAGATGTCTTCTTTGACCAATTTGGTAGCTTTTGAGAAAGTGCAAATTCCATTGCTTCTTTGACCGTATAATTTTGCCGCTGACTTTTGATACTATTCCTAGTTTGTTTTTTTGTAGATGCAACTTTTGATTTTTCTAGTAAGCGCTTATCTGTTGTTTGTGCATCTTCAAACGGGCTGTATCCTTTTTTAAGCATTTGATGCAGAACTTTACGTATTGTTGCTAAATACGCTAGTCTGTCTGTTTTTGTTTTTAATTTATTGGCTTCACCATAAATAGGAGGTTGCCTTTCTAACTTTTCCGTTGTTGGATTTCGATACGAAAAATAGACATACCATCGCTTTGAAAGATCATCTTTACCTGTGTAGATTTTTGGTTCAGAAAATTGTTTTAATTTTTTCAAATCGTATTCAATTTCGTATTCATTTTCTTTAATTAACTCTAATATGCGCATAAAATTGTGCTTTAAAACAACTAAATACTGCGTGAATACTAGGTTTGTACTATTACAAATTTAAAATTAGATGCCACAAGAAAGGCGAGTAACCAACTCGCCTTGTTCTTTAACTAACCAATCCAAAATTTATGAAATGAAAACAAAGCGTGATTGCTTGTTTTTGATTTCAAATAATTATTTACAAACTGCGTGCCAAAAAGTGAATTTAGATGCTTTTGGAATGCTAAATATTTGTTAATGAATTCGTTTGTATATGTTTAGGTAAGAATGTTTGAAATTTTCTGGTAGAATATTTCCGGATCAAAAGGCTTGGAAATAACTTCGTTGAAACCATCTTTTAGGAAATCATCTTTATTGTCATCCAATGAAATCGCAGTAAGCGCAATGATTGGTGTAGAAACATCAAATTTTCTGATTTCTTTGGTCGCTTCAACACCACTGATTCCTGGCATGTGAATGTCCATCAAAATAAAATCGTAACGATTGCTACGTGCAAAATCAATAGCTTGATATCCATCATCTGCAATATCACAAGTCATGTTTTGCTTGGCAATAATTTTCTTGGTAATGACTTGGTTTATTTTGTTGTCTTCTACTAATAACACTTTGAATTTTCGACTCTTTAAATCTGTTTTTTCTTGAGTAGCCGTTACTATATCCGTGACTTCAGGCGGCAATTTATCTAGCGTCAATGCAAAACGAAATGCAGAACCTTCTCCCAGTTTGCTTTCCAATTGAATATCGCTTTCTAGCAATTCCAACAAACTTTTGACAATAGTTAATCCCAATCCAGTTCCACCATATTTACGGTTGATTTGCACGGAACCTTGTGAGAAACTATCAAAAATATTCTCTTGCATTTCTTGCGAAATTCCAATACCGTTGTCTTTAATTTCAAACTGAATGTATTGTTGCGTATCACTTTCTTCTATGATTCTTGCAGAAATTTCAACGATGCCGTCTTTGGTAAATTTTAATGCATTACTGATCAAGTTGATGAATACTTGCGACATTTTTAAATAATCACCCACTAACTTTTCAGGAATATCTTTGTCAATGTTTAAGATGATTCTATTGTTATTTTCTTTAGAAGTTTGCGTGAGTGAATTCACCACATCATTCA harbors:
- a CDS encoding tyrosine-type recombinase/integrase produces the protein MRILELIKENEYEIEYDLKKLKQFSEPKIYTGKDDLSKRWYVYFSYRNPTTEKLERQPPIYGEANKLKTKTDRLAYLATIRKVLHQMLKKGYSPFEDAQTTDKRLLEKSKVASTKKQTRNSIKSQRQNYTVKEAMEFALSQKLPNWSKKTSSTFTGHYNKFMLWLKDNKLESLDINELKKRDVSLFLNTIKKTQTKKQKLNNNVPDVVSPKTRNNYKATLSILFSQLADDEIIPYNFVEKIKNVKSKPKKNKAFSKEQIIAIREYLDKHDPYLRVFMQFMSYAFLRNIEVCRLKVKDIDLQAKRLYVRSKTSPLAIVPIIGELENVIKKMNLENFAPDDYLITRYKHPAEWGIDEIYKVNYFSAKFRKVRETLNLDNDYTLYSTRHTAATNLYNHLLSKGNSEEEALMKLMQITRHTSKAGLKNYLREIGATLPKDYGNMYSIEF